The sequence TCCGCAAATCGACAAGATCTAGAATCATGAAGCGAATACGGTTGCTCACTTGTAAAGTGGTCTTTCTGTCAGCTATTTCCTGTAGGCGTTCGAAACAGTATTGCAGTCCTTGGGAGTCTTGTACCGGGTCCTTCTCCATTCGACCACCTATCGTGGTCAACAGCTTGCAGAGGCACTCCAGGGATTCTTCGTCCAACATTTCCTCACTCAGTAGGATGTTGATGCATGTGTACATAATTTTGCATGTAAGTTGTTCGTGCTTGAAGAGCTCTCCGATGAATCGAATGGTACCCATGGCTCGCCTTCTGATCTTGGCATCCTTCTCTTCCAGTTCGTATTGCAGTTCATTGAGCTCATCCGATTTGTCCTCGTCTTCGGCAGCTTTCTTTTTAGATTCCTCCAGCTCGCTCGTATTCTGCTCCTTATCTGTGTGATGTTTTACGAATTCTTTCTGACACTGAGTAATCAATTTTCGCTTGAAGTTCGGTTGTTTATTATCGCTGGTTTCGATTTTGATTATGGTTCCCAACTCCTTACACATTTGGGCATACGTGTCCGTGAAGTTGGGTTCCATGATGGCCTTCTCGAACAGAATCTTGATGCATCCGTCTAACCGTTCTTCAGTGTCGATTTCGTACTGCTTGACTTGTTCAACCAAAACGTTGAAATTATCCGGCGTTAGTTTGTTCAGAACACTACGGAATTTTTTGAAGAGTTCTTGAGTTTTCTTTGTATCTTCGTCTAAATCTTCCTGCTTCTGCAAGAACCGTGGTCTCCACGCGTTAGCCGATTCACGCAATTTTACCTCTTCGGTGATATTCAAATTGACCTTAATGATTCCACTGTCCACATCATCTGCTCCGCCGGATCTCATCTCTTTGGCCGATAACCGACCTTGATATGGCGCTCTTTTCATTGGGCCTGGCCGACTATTCATCATGCCACCTCCGACATCCATGCCTCTCATGAATGTTGGTAACAGTGAGTTATCCTGGCTTCCAAAATTCCTACTCGCAGACATCATTGGATTATGTGACGACTTCAAAATAGACCTACAAACATCCGGTATCGTTGATGGTTTCTCTCTACTGATCGTGGTGTCTTTTAATGAAAGCAGCTGATCCAAAGAATATTTCTTACGAACTCCAGTGTCCTCCCCTAGCAGTTTCTCAGAAGTTCGTCGAATACGCTTTCCTATCGATGCATGACTATTGTCGACGTTGTTGTTGATGGTGCTGGATACAAGATTATTATTATCTTCGTGTTCTTCGCTGCTATTGTTATGCGTATCGTGAGCTGCTGTGCCGTTGATGCTTAGCTTCGCTACCGTCGCGACCAGATTATTATTATCTTCCTCCGGTTGCTGGTGCTGCTGATCAGCAACCACTGGTTCGGACGTATCGGCCATTCTTATGCCTAAAACGTGTGCTTTTGGCGATTTTTGCCACTAATTTATGTCTTGATTTTTATCGTTATGTCTCACAATCAATTTTAACTAGAATGGGTTTCTTGATGTTATTCGCACTGaaatttttcatataaattaaactaaaaaataataaaattcgtTCTCCTCTGTCTTAATAATTTCACTTGGAAGGACAATTGTTTTTACTTCTAGTACATCATAAATTGATCCACTCCGTAATTTTATGATCAATTTCAATAGTGGAGTGTTAGTAGTGTTCCTTTTTGTGGCAGTAACAGTTTGCATAAGTGGCAGGTCCTGtaaataaaagaagaagaaaaatacaaTATTAATGGAACATCTAATTGTAAAGTTGATTGAATCATTGATTGGTAAGCTTTTTCTTTGTGAACAAATCTTATTATCACAAataaagaatttcttaaatGCTTAAAACACTACCTTtatcagggtgtctactcatctgtaacccggtgttgaacttaatctagaattaaaaaaacacctaaataaagattaaaaaaaaaaaaaaaatactcatctgtaaaaacaaaattccctgatttttccaggtattTTACATAAATTTCCAGGTAAAATCGAACGTGTCATATATAGAatttagcagcaaaataatcaactcaaaatagtaaaattgcgaaaaaaaaatttttcaaaattttttttggtaGCCTCACataaacaatgttgtaaattacttaagaaattcctccaggaattccttcgcaagttcacctAGAAATTGGTtcaaccattcaatcaaaattccttcaggaatcacataggaaatttctccaggtattcttttgaaaatttcgccATCGGAAAACCCTTCGGATCggatttta comes from Armigeres subalbatus isolate Guangzhou_Male chromosome 2, GZ_Asu_2, whole genome shotgun sequence and encodes:
- the LOC134213232 gene encoding eukaryotic translation initiation factor 4 gamma 1-like, which encodes MADTSEPVVADQQHQQPEEDNNNLVATVAKLSINGTAAHDTHNNSSEEHEDNNNLVSSTINNNVDNSHASIGKRIRRTSEKLLGEDTGVRKKYSLDQLLSLKDTTISREKPSTIPDVCRSILKSSHNPMMSASRNFGSQDNSLLPTFMRGMDVGGGMMNSRPGPMKRAPYQGRLSAKEMRSGGADDVDSGIIKVNLNITEEVKLRESANAWRPRFLQKQEDLDEDTKKTQELFKKFRSVLNKLTPDNFNVLVEQVKQYEIDTEERLDGCIKILFEKAIMEPNFTDTYAQMCKELGTIIKIETSDNKQPNFKRKLITQCQKEFVKHHTDKEQNTSELEESKKKAAEDEDKSDELNELQYELEEKDAKIRRRAMGTIRFIGELFKHEQLTCKIMYTCINILLSEEMLDEESLECLCKLLTTIGGRMEKDPVQDSQGLQYCFERLQEIADRKTTLQVSNRIRFMILDLVDLRKNNWQPRRAQAAPKTMDEIQKEVETEENKNRILNFVLSGSGGRGGGGGGGQNRQDGDRYRGDGGSASKNKQRFVDDDGFVQPMSKNTSRQQLPMFDPKKLNLTQKSPEVTRLGSASMFQGWGKNNAFATLNDDQQQQQQQQSSPASGPPSFFGSGGLGAGSSSGHSSGGGGGSKGGGGGGGAYGGGNKKSGGGGVGGKKQLYHGRNSSRF